One window from the genome of Hippoglossus hippoglossus isolate fHipHip1 chromosome 10, fHipHip1.pri, whole genome shotgun sequence encodes:
- the LOC117769464 gene encoding tripartite motif-containing protein 16-like has translation MEQQENQLDRERFRCSICLDLVKDPVTTGCGHSFCMSCIKNHWDKEDVRGSYSCPQCGQTFTPRPVLVKSTMLGDLLEELKKTGFRAAPADHCYAGPEDVACDVCTGRKLKALKSCLVCLASYCEKHLQPHLQSAPFKVHKLVEPSEKLQENFCSRHDEVMKMFCRTDQQCICYFCSVDEHKDHDTVSAAAERTESQRNLGLRRQTIQQRLQDREKDVKLLQQEEEAINGSAYKAVKDSEKIFTELIRLLEKRSSDVKQQIRSQQETEVSRVRELQERLEQEITELKRKDHELKQLSDTEDHNQFLHNYSSLSPLSESTHSSSIRIRPLRNCEDVTAAVSQVRGRLQDILSETETKILQIVSQVDVLLPHPEPKTRADFLKYSQEITLDPNTANKDLLLSGGNRKVTHMSKKQSYSDHPDRFTDWPQVLSQEILTERCYWEVEVRGEGGVCIAVAYKNISRAGESLECRFGCNDRSWSLYCHGNSYIFSYNRINTPVSGPPSSRVGVYLDHSAGVLSFYSVSGTMTLLHRVQTTFTQPLYAGVRVYYSGATTEFCKLK, from the coding sequence atggagcagcaagaaaatcaactggacagagaaagattccgctgttcgatctgtctggatctggtgaaggatccggtgactactggctgtggacacagcttctgtatgagctgtattaaaaaccactgggacaaagaggatgtgagaggaagctacagctgccctcagtgtggccagaccttcacaccgaggcctgtcctggtgAAAAGCACCATGTTAGGTGATttactggaggagctgaagaagactggattccgagctgctcctgctgatcactgctatgctggacctgaagatgtggcctgtgatgtctgcactgggagaaaactgaaagctctcaagtcctgtttagtttgtttggcctcttattgtgaaaaacacctccagcctcatcttcagtcagctcctTTTAAGgtgcacaagctggtggagccctcggagaagctccaggagaacttctgctctcgtcacgatgaggtgatgaagatgttctgccgcactgatcagcagtgtatctgttatttctgctctgtggatgaacataaagaccacgacacagtgtcagctgcagcagaaaggactgagagcCAGAGAAAcctcgggctgaggagacaaacaatccagcagagactccaggacagagagaaagatgtgaagctgcttcaacaggaagaggaggccatCAATGGCTCTGCTTATAAAGCAGtgaaggacagtgagaagatcttcactgagctgatccgtctgctggagaaaagaagctctgatgtgaagcagcagatcagatcccagcaggaaactgaagtgagtcgagtcagagagcttcaggagagactggagcaggagatcactgagctgaagaggaaagaccatgaactgaagcagctctcagacacagaggatcacaaccagtttctacacaactactcctcactgtcaccactcagtgaatctacacactcatccagcatcaggatccgtcctctgaggaacTGTGAGgatgtgacagcagctgtgtcacaggtcagaggtcgactacaggacattctgagtgagacagagacaaagattttacagattgtgtctcaagtggatgttttactgccacaccCAGAGCCcaagaccagagctgacttcttaaaatattcacaggaaatcacactggatccaaacaccGCAAACAAAGATCTGTTATTATCTgggggaaacagaaaagtaacacatATGAGTAAAAAACAGTCTTATTctgatcacccagacagattcactgattGGCCTCAGGTCCTGAGTCAAGAGATTCTGACTGAgcgttgttactgggaggtggaggtgagaggagaaggaggagtttgTATAGCAGTcgcatacaagaatatcagcagagcaggagaatCACTTGAATGTAGATTTGGATGCAATGATAGATCTTGGTCATTATATTGTCATGGAAACAGTTATATCTTTTCTTACAACAGGATCaacactccagtgtcaggtcctccgtcctccagagtaggagtgtaccttgatcacagtgcaggtgttctgtccttctacagcgtct
- the LOC117769465 gene encoding tripartite motif-containing protein 16-like protein, producing the protein MERQENQLDRERFCCSICLDLLKDPVTTGCGHSFCMSCIKNHWDKEDVRGSYSCPQCGQTFTPRPVLVKSTMLADLLEELKNTGLQAAPADHCYAGPEDVAFDEHKDHDTVLAAVERTERQRNLGLRRQTIQQRLQDREKDVKLLQQEEEAVNGSAYKAVKDSEKIFTKLIRLLKKRSFDVKQQIRSQQQTEVSRVRELQERLEQEITELKRKDHELKQLSDTEDHNQFLHNYSSLSPLSESTHSSSIRIRPLRYFEDVTAAVLQVRGLLQDILSETETKILQIVSQVDVLLPHPEPKTRADFLKYSQEITLDPNTANKDLLLSEGNRKVTRMSKKQSYSDHPDRFTDWPQVLSREILTERCYWEVEVRGEGGVCIAVAYKNISRAGESLECRFGCNDKSWSLYCHGNSYIFSYNRINTQVSGPRSSRVGVYLDHSAGVLSFYSITGTMTLLHRVQTTFTQPLYAGVRVYYSGATAEFCKLK; encoded by the exons atggagcggcaagaaaatcaactggacagagaaagattctgctgttcgatctgtctggatctgctgaaggatccggtgactactggctgtggacacagcttctgtatgagctgtattaaaaaccactgggacaaagaggacgtgagaggaagctacagctgccctcagtgtggccagaccttcacaccgaggcctgtcctggtgaaaagcaccatgttagctgatttactggaggagctgaagaacactggactccaagctgctcctgctgatcactgctatgctggacctgaagatgtggcct TcgatgaacataaagaccacgacacagtgttAGCTGCAGtagaaaggactgagaggcagagaaacctcgggctgaggagacaaacaatccagcagagactccaggacagagagaaagatgtgaagctgcttcaacaggaagaggaggccgtcaatggctctgcttataaagcagtgaaggacagtgagaagatcttcactaagctgatccgtctgctgaagaaaagaagctttgatgtgaagcagcagatcagatcccagcagcaaactgaagtgagtcgagtcagagagcttcaggagagactggagcaggagatcactgagctgaagaggaaagaccatgaactgaagcagctctcagacacagaggatcacaaccagtttctacacaactactcctcactgtcaccactcagtgaatctacacactcatccagcatcaggatccgtcctctgaggtactttgaggacgtgacagcagctgtgttacAGGTCAGAGGTTtactacaggacattctgagtgagacagagacaaagattttacagattgtgtctcaagtggatgttttactgccacaccCAGAGCCcaagaccagagctgacttcttaaaatattcacaggaaatcacactggatccaaacaccGCAAACAAagatctgttattatctgagggaaacagaaaagtaacacgTATGAGTAAAAAACAGTCTTATTctgatcacccagacagattcactgattggcctcaggtcctgagtagagagatTCTGACTGAgcgttgttactgggaggtggaggtgagaggagaaggaggagtttgTATAGCAGTcgcatacaagaatatcagcagagcaggagaatcacttgaatgtagatttggatgcaatgataaatcttggtcattatatTGTCATGGAAACAGTTATATCTTTTCTTACAACAGGATCAACACTCAAGTGTCAGGTCCTcggtcctccagagtaggagtgtaccttgatcacagtgcaggtgttctgtccttctacagcaTCACTggcaccatgactctcctccacagagtccagaccacattcactcagcctctctatgctggagttaggGTTTATTATTCTGGAgccacagctgagttctgtaaactcaaatag